In Notamacropus eugenii isolate mMacEug1 chromosome 1, mMacEug1.pri_v2, whole genome shotgun sequence, one genomic interval encodes:
- the LBX1 gene encoding transcription factor LBX1 — MTSKEEGKASSGEERRRSPLDHLPPPANSNKPLTPFSIEDILNKPSVRRSYSLCGAAHLLSAADKHSPGSLPLAGRALLSQTSPLCALEELASKTFKGLEVSVLQAAEGRDGMTIFGQRQTPKKRRKSRTAFTNHQIYELEKRFLYQKYLSPADRDQIAQQLGLTNAQVITWFQNRRAKLKRDLEEMKADVESAKKLGPSSQVDIVALAELEQNSEAGGGRPKSRPNSPVLPAGPPQAPGVGHLQLSPASPLTDQPASSQDCSEDEEDVEIDVDD, encoded by the exons ATGACttccaaagaagaaggaaaagcgTCGTCCGGGGAGGAGCGGCGCCGTAGCCCCCTGGACCACCTGCCACCTCCAGCCAACTCCAATAAGCCACTCACTCCTTTCAGCATCGAGGACATTCTCAACAAGCCGTCGGTGCGGAGAAGTTACTCTCTGTGCGGAGCGGCGCACCTGCTCTCCGCTGCCGACAAGCACTCCCCAGGCAGCCTGCCCCTGGCGGGCCGGGCCCTGCTCTCTCAGACTTCACCTCTCTGTGCGTTGGAGGAACTAGCCAGCAAGACCTTTAAGGGCCTGGAGGTCAGCGTCCTGCAGGCAGCCGAAG GCCGCGACGGGATGACCATCTTCGGGCAGCGGCAGACGCCTAAGAAGCGGCGGAAGTCGCGCACTGCGTTCACTAACCACCAGATTTACGAACTGGAGAAGCGCTTCCTTTACCAGAAGTATCTGTCCCCAGCCGACCGCGACCAGATCGCTCAGCAGCTGGGCCTCACCAACGCACAAGTCATCACCTGGTTCCAGAACCGCCGCGCCAAGCTCAAGCGGGACCTGGAGGAGATGAAGGCCGATGTGGAGTCCGCCAAGAAACTGGGGCCCAGCTCGCAGGTGGACATCGTGGCTCTGGCCGAGCTAGAGCAGAACTCGGAGGCTGGCGGAGGGCGGCCCAAATCCCGGCCCAATTCACCTGTCCTGCCGGCCGGCCCCCCTCAGGCCCCTGGGGTGGGCCACCTTCAGCTTTCCCCCGCCTCACCCCTCACGGACCAGCCGGCCAGTAGCCAGGACTGCTCGGAGGACGAAGAAGACGTAGAGATCGACGTGGACGACTGA